In the genome of Kluyveromyces marxianus DMKU3-1042 DNA, complete genome, chromosome 1, one region contains:
- the EBP2 gene encoding Ebp2p, translated as MAKGYKLKELLQRQKAVEGAEKKEVSKQNKRSAKSKSEEDAPVTVSKEDLKAKKAAEAAAEAESESESENEASGEPEEYESKALSRKEKRKLKKLAKKQEQPVEEAESEEDEEEESEEERLDLEKLANSDSDSDDEEDEEEEEEEEEKKQEEEEEEEEEEEEDVPLSDVEFDDDADVVPYQKTTVNNIKAIKDALERVQLPWEKHSFQEHQAVTSQLLTDENIKDIYDDTERELAFYKQSLDAVVIAREKLKKLKVPFKRPLDYFAEMVKSDEHMDRLKSKLVKEASEKKAREEARKQRNLKKFGKQVQVATLQQRQKEKRETLDKIKDLKKKRKHNEIGGDDFDIGVEDAAETETKRKPNFKRQAKNSKYGMGGMKRFKRKNDAQSSAEMPEFSTRKMKGKAPRPGKSKRSRRH; from the coding sequence ATGGCTAAGGGATATAAGTTAAAGGAGCTACTGCAGCGCCAAAAGGCTGTTGAAGGGgcagagaagaaggaagttTCGAAACAGAACAAGAGATCTGCGAAATCAAAGAGTGAGGAAGATGCTCCAGTTACGGTGAGCAAGGAGGATTTGAAGGCCAAGAAGGCAGCTGAGGCTGCAGCAGAGGCTGAGTCAGAATCTGAGTCTGAGAATGAAGCCAGTGGAGAGCCTGAGGAGTATGAAAGCAAGGCTCTATcgagaaaagagaagaggaagttgaagaagctggCCAAGAAGCAAGAGCAGCCAGTTGAGGAGGCTGAGAGTGAAGAAGACGAGGAGGAAGAGAGTGAGGAGGAGCGTCTAGATCTTGAGAAGCTAGCCAACAgtgattctgattctgatgatgaggaagatgaggaagaggaagaggaagaggaagagaaaaagcaagaagaagaagaggaggaagaagaagaagaagaggaagatgtTCCACTATCTGATGTCGAATTTGACGACGATGCTGATGTCGTCCCATACCAAAAGACCACTGTTAACAATATCAAGGCCATTAAGGACGCTCTAGAGCGTGTGCAGTTGCCATGGGAAAAACACTCCTTCCAAGAACACCAAGCCGTCACCTCGCAGCTTCTAACGGATGAGAATATCAAGGACATCTACGACGACACGGAAAGAGAATTAGCATTTTACAAACAATCCCTCGACGCCGTCGTGATTGCTCGCGAGAAGCTAAAGAAACTAAAGGTGCCATTCAAGAGACCTTTGGACTACTTCGCTGAAATGGTCAAGAGTGACGAACACATGGACAGATTGAAGTCGAAACTTGTCAAGGAAGCCAGCGAAAAGAAGGCCCGTGAAGAAGCCaggaaacaaagaaacttgaagaagttcgGTAAGCAAGTGCAAGTAGCCACCCTACAACAACgtcaaaaggaaaagagagaaactCTCGATAAGATCAaggacttgaagaagaagagaaagcaTAACGAAATTGGCGGAGACGACTTCGATATCGGTGTTGAAGATGCTGCCGAGACTGAAACCAAACGTAAGCCAAACTTCAAGAGACAAGCCAAGAACTCCAAATACGGTATGGGAGGTATGAAACGtttcaagagaaagaatGACGCGCAATCCTCAGCAGAAATGCCTGAATTCTCCACCAGAAAGATGAAGGGTAAGGCCCCACGTCCAGGCAAGTCCAAGCGTTCCAGAAGACACTAA
- the ERG20 gene encoding bifunctional (2E,6E)-farnesyl diphosphate synthase/dimethylallyltranstransferase — translation MSDNRTKFLNVFPSLVKELRDILAGYGMPEEAIQWYEKSLNYNSVGGKLNRGLSVVDTYALLKGYKSVDELSDEEYKKVAILGWCIELLQAYFLVADDMMDKSITRRGQPCWYKVPNVGEIAINDAFMLEGAIYCLLKNHFRQEPYYVDILELFHDVTFQTELGQLLDLITAPEDKVDLSKFSLEKHSFIVIFKTAYYSFYLPVALALYAAGITDPRDLKQARDVLIPLGEYFQIQDDYLDCFGKPEDIGKIGTDIQDNKCSWVINIALKKASPEQRKVLDENYGRKDAEKEQKCRAVFNELDIESIYHEYEEKVASELRAKIANIDESRGFKAEVLTLFLNKIYHRKK, via the coding sequence ATGAGTGACAACAGAACGAAGTTTTTGAACGTGTTCCCTTCTTTAGTGAAGGAGTTAAGAGACATCTTGGCTGGCTATGGTATGCCAGAAGAGGCAATCCAATGGTACGAGAAGTCATTGAACTACAACTCTGTGGGTGGTAAGTTGAACCGTGGGTTGAGTGTTGTTGATACATATGCGTTGTTGAAGGGTTACAAGAGCGTTGACGAATTGTCTGATGAAGAGTACAAGAAGGTTGCTATTTTGGGTTGGTGTATTGAGCTTTTGCAAGCGTACTTCTTGGTTGCTGACGACATGATGGACAAATCGATTACCAGAAGAGGTCAACCATGCTGGTACAAGGTTCCAAATGTTGGTGAGATTGCCATCAACGATGCGTTCATGTTGGAGGGTGCGATCTACtgtttgttgaagaaccaCTTCAGGCAGGAGCCATACTACGTTGATATATTAGAATTGTTCCACGACGTTACTTTCCAAACGGAATTGGGTCAATTGTTGGACTTGATAACGGCACCTGAGGACAAGGTCGATTTGTCCAAGTTTTCGTTGGAGAAGCACTCCTTCATTGTCATTTTCAAGACCGCATACTACTCCTTCTACTTGCCTGTGGCTCTAGCGCTATACGCTGCCGGGATCACGGACCCAAGAGACTTGAAGCAGGCCCGCGACGTGCTAATCCCATTGGGTGAGTACTTCCAAATCCAGGACGACTACTTAGACTGTTTCGGTAAGCCTGAGGACATTGGTAAGATCGGTACCGATATCCAAGACAACAAGTGTTCGTGGGTGATCAACATTGCGTTGAAGAAGGCCAGCCCAGAGCAAAGAAAGGTGCTAGACGAGAACTACGGTAGAAAGGATGCCGAGAAGGAACAAAAGTGCAGAGCTGTTTTCAACGAGTTGGACATCGAGTCCATCTACCACGAGTACGAGGAGAAGGTTGCATCCGAGTTGAGAGCCAAGATCGCCAACATCGACGAGTCCCGTGGCTTCAAGGCCGAGGTGCTaaccttgttcttgaacaagatcTACCACAGAAAGAAGTAG
- the QCR8 gene encoding ubiquinol--cytochrome-c reductase subunit 8 → MGGPHAKTYMGWWGSIGSPAQKGITMYSVSPYAQKPLNNIFNNAVFNTFRRVKSQALYVILPFSIYWAWWVNCRDYNAYLYTKAGREELERVNV, encoded by the coding sequence ATGGGTGGTCCACACGCTAAGACTTACATGGGCTGGTGGGGTAGCATCGGCTCTCCAGCTCAAAAGGGTATCACCATGTACTCTGTTTCTCCATACGCTCAAAAGCCATTGAacaacatcttcaacaacgcTGTTTTCAACACTTTCAGAAGAGTCAAGTCCCAAGCTTTGTACGTTATCCTTCCATTCTCTATCTACTGGGCTTGGTGGGTGAACTGCAGAGACTACAATGCATACTTGTACACCAAGGCTGGTAGAGAAGAACTAGAAAGAGTGAACGTttaa
- the NNK1 gene encoding protein kinase NNK1 gives MSSSYDVISGIKRSSTPTLYERDFPSEVVSVGSLQSLAQREAKESESFQLRHKNDSYSHSVDSVSGSNNNNHGEEEEDNDEHLSFKPRRRLKGDGILGLENDSSSRLARVYSDSEKANFNDVTGIRMYDDMKYRPMHFPNNSTDTTANSESVAQDPVPIEINAKPDVGGYRRPRLPQTTRRRFSSGESPMRHPYFKDQFHHDAIPLFNDMQDEYIPDFDFSEAVSRWQSSEDANTLTRFNTWESEFLDKNQKESILHLDDLHSQVEPIPLPNAKPEKQQLHIPISRPDSSSLFSPSSLKTPPAMLEISDQDIERIVRSIPSDFINMPFSQRKKIIQDISPGHDYKTIMNILKRDKLSRSGSLNNIRSRHGSVASKYLNSFTPGSNSFKRDDKSSVVLGYSLGKIIGFGAWGMIRECHTPIEDQQDQRNIENKKPDHSKAKKKAMKIIKFRDNMMVKRQVMREISVWSKLCHPNILPLTNWKVEEDLVAYCLTDKIDHGTLYDLVVSWGECHHSKISLDERCQITTALTLQLIDAIQYMHSKHIAHGDIKLENCLIEKESENYKDWKLLLCDFGMSHFYGRFNDTQTDRESIQIKSLLDGSTVRIRRRPSIPRSSSSTTTSTSNSVRPSSKLRQLIFDKKLIHDDTPLNVHAQKNKETSEHSSPTITFTQKIDSLTNIPNDGFDHINDNVSRIGSLPYAAPELLEPNPPPIGPSADIWAVGVLIYTMLTGKLPFKHDYEPRLRAIITSGKYDVKTLSQVCSCDLDTVPPPNTEVKYQSLFNAVKGCLTKDLTRRWELDMIKVALTNY, from the coding sequence ATGTCATCAAGTTATGACGTGATTTCAGGGATCAAACGGTCTAGCACGCCGACCCTTTACGAAAGAGATTTCCCGAGTGAAGTGGTTTCTGTGGGGTCATTGCAGTCACTAGCGCAGCGAGAGGCGAAGGAGAGTGAGTCCTTTCAACTACGACATAAGAATGATTCATATAGTCATAGTGTTGACTCAGTGAGtggtagtaataataataatcacggggaagaagaggaagataACGATGAACATCTTTCGTTCAAGCCAAGGAGAAGACTCAAGGGGGATGGAATACTTGGTCTTGAGAATGACAGTTCGAGCCGGTTGGCTAGGGTTTATTCTGATTCGGAGAAGGCTAATTTTAACGATGTTACAGGTATTCGTATGTACGATGATATGAAGTATCGGCCTATGCATTTTCCCAATAATAGCACTGATACGACGGCGAATAGCGAGTCTGTTGCACAGGATCCAGTGCCCATTGAAATCAATGCGAAGCCGGATGTAGGTGGGTACAGGAGACCCAGGTTGCCACAGACGACAAGGCGTCGGTTTTCTTCTGGCGAGTCTCCGATGAGACATCCATACTTTAAGGACCAATTCCACCACGATGCGATTCCCTTATTCAACGATATGCAAGATGAATATATTCCAGACTTTGACTTTTCAGAGGCGGTTTCGAGATGGCAGAGTTCAGAAGATGCTAATACGCTCACGAGGTTTAACACATGGGAATCGGAGTTCCTGGATAAGAACCAGAAGGAATCTATTTTACATCTTGACGACTTACATTCGCAAGTGGAGCCAATCCCGTTGCCCAATGCCAAACCGGAGAAACAGCAGCTGCACATACCGATTTCCCGGCCGGATTCATCATCTCTATTTTCTCCCTCATCGCTCAAGACGCCCCCTGCTATGCTGGAAATATCAGACCAAGATATCGAAAGGATCGTAAGATCTATACCATCAGATTTCATTAACATGCCATTTTCACAACGGAAGAAGATCATCCAGGATATCAGCCCAGGACATGACTACAAGACGATTATGAATATCTTAAAGCGCGATAAGTTGAGCCGCAGCGGTTCACTCAACAATATTAGATCTAGACATGGATCTGTTGCATCGAAATATTTGAACTCTTTTACACCGGGGTCCAACTCGTTCAAAAGAGATGATAAGAGTTCCGTAGTATTAGGCTATAGCCTTGGTAAAATTATCGGATTTGGCGCTTGGGGTATGATTAGGGAGTGTCATACACCCATCGAAGATCAGCAAGATCAAAGGAATATAGAGAATAAAAAACCGGACCACTCaaaggcaaagaaaaaggccATGAAAATCATCAAGTTTAGAGATAACATGATGGTTAAGAGACAGGTCATGAGAGAAATTTCAGTATGGTCGAAACTATGTCATCCCAATATCCTTCCATTAACAAACTGGAAAGTAGAGGAAGACCTGGTAGCATACTGTTTAACAGACAAAATCGATCACGGAACGCTTTACGATTTGGTGGTATCATGGGGAGAATGCCATCACTCCAAAATATCATTAGATGAACGATGCCAAATAACGACTGCGTTGACATTGCAATTGATCGATGCAATCCAATATATGCATTCTAAACATATCGCGCATGGCGACATAAAATTAGAAAACTGTCTCATAGAGAAAGAATCGGAGAATTATAAAGACTGGAAGCTATTGTTGTGTGATTTTGGCATGAGCCACTTTTATGGCCGCTTCAACGATACTCAAACAGACCGCGAATCtattcaaatcaaatcattACTAGATGGATCTACGGTACgtataagaagaagaccttCTATTCCAAGATCCTCTTCATCGACTACAACAAGTACAAGCAACTCTGTCAGACCAAGCTCCAAATTAAGACAGCTTATTTTCGATAAAAAGTTAATTCATGATGATACCCCATTGAATGTTCATgcacaaaaaaataaagaaacttCCGAGCATTCCTCGCCAACCATAACATTTACCCAGAAAATAGATTCATTAACAAATATTCCTAATGATGGATTCGATCATATCAATGACAACGTAAGCAGAATAGGATCGTTGCCATACGCCGCACCGGAACTCCTTGAACCAAACCCACCTCCTATCGGTCCGAGTGCAGATATCTGGGCCGTCGGTGTCCTCATTTATACAATGCTTACGGGAAAATTGCCCTTCAAGCATGACTACGAACCAAGACTTCGTGCAATCATCACTTCTGGTAAGTATGATGTTAAAACTCTCAGCCAAGTCTGCAGTTGCGATCTAGATACCGTACCCCCACCAAATACCGAGGTTAAATATCAGAGCCTATTCAATGCTGTCAAGGGATGTCTAACAAAGGACCTTACTCGAAGGTGGGAGCTAGATATGATCAAAGTCGCCCTAACTaattattga
- the MRPL38 gene encoding mitochondrial 54S ribosomal protein uL14m (mitochondrial), with protein sequence MIYLKSLLKVIDNSGAQIAECIKVLGKGSPKSPGRIGDKIVCVVKKAKPLTQNITGQSNNNRVKKGDIVHAVVVRTKQRNMVRPDGSTIAFGDNACVLINKNNGEPLGSRIMGNDGVVGRELRDKGYNKICALASKVL encoded by the coding sequence ATGATTTATTTGAAGTCTTTATTGAAGGTTATCGACAATTCCGGTGCTCAAATTGCTGAATGTATCAAAGTTCTTGGGAAAGGTTCTCCAAAATCTCCAGGTAGAATCGGTGATAAGATCGTATGTGTTGTCAAAAAGGCTAAGCCTTTGACGCAAAATATTACTGGTCAATCCAACAATAACAGAGTGAAAAAGGGTGACATTGTCCACGCTGTTGTAGTGCGTACGAAGCAAAGAAATATGGTTCGTCCCGATGGATCGACGATTGCATTTGGGGATAACGCATGTGTTCtgatcaacaagaacaatggGGAGCCTCTAGGGTCCAGAATTATGGGTAAtgatggtgttgttggAAGGGAACTTAGAGATAAGGGCTACAACAAGATATGTGCATTGGCAAGTAAGGTTTTGTaa